The Heliomicrobium gestii genomic interval GTGCTGCGGGTTCATCGCTTGAGCGCCAAGGTGCGAACAGAGCGGCATCGCATGCTCGGCTTGCTGCGCTTTCACCTGTTAGAAGGAAACATTTACTACGCTCCCATGGAGCCCGATCACAACATCGTCGGGTTGATCGCGCCTCATTTCACCGATCGGCTTGGCGATCAGAACTGGATCATCCACGACCTCCGGCGAGGTGTGGCCGCTCTGTACAACCAGAAGGAGTGGATTCTGACCGAAGTGGACGGCGGGACCCATTTTTCGCAGGCCACCGTCGAGAGGGTGTACCAGGATCTCTGGCGCGATTACTTCCGCAGCATCGCCATCACGGGCCGGACCAACCCGCGCTTGCAGCGGCGTTGCATGCCAGCGCGGTACTGGAAGCACCTAATTGAGAAGTAGGCCTGAGGCCGCCCGGTAGGGGGCGGGATATGAATAGGCGGCAACTGGACAGCCTGATAAGGCAGCCTCTCGGCGGGGATGCGCAAGGTGGCGCGGGAGCGGTCCTGTGTTTGGGTATGGCGAATCGCGGTGTAATCGCCCTTTAGGGGTCCTTTAGGGAGAAACATGGAAAGAAAGAAAGGGTGGGTATGACATGGACAGCCAGGAAATGGCCGGGCTCGTTTCGGACCTGTTGTTGCGAGATAAACGGTTTCGCGCCAGTGTGATCAAAGGAAACGAACTGCTCGTCCAGTTTAATGACCTCGAGGAGACCGGACCGGTGTCGAACTGGGTGGGCATTCAGGTGCGGCTGGGCAATAGCGTGGAAGAGATGGAAAGGCCCGCCGGCGGCTGCGGCTGTCCGCACCGGCAGGGGCCACATTCTGAAGATAAGCAAGAATGAAGCTGAAGATAAGTAGGAATAAAGCTTAAGATAAATAAGGTTGAAGCTGAAACATTGGGGAAGCGATCGATGGAGAATGGGTAGAGGAGGCGCAATCTTATGCCGGTAATCGCTGAAGTGACCATTATCCCGCTGGGGACCGGTTCGCCGAGCCTCAGCCGCTACGTGGCCGACTGCCACAAGGCGCTCCAGGAGGCTGAGGGGATTCGCTATCAGTTGACGCCCATGTCGACGGTGATTGAGGGGGAACTGGACCTTGTGGTCGATGTCATCCGGAAGATGCACGAGGTTCCCTTTGCCGCCGGCGCATTGCGGGTGTCGACAACCATTCGTATCGACGATCGCCGCGATAAACCGCTGTCCATGGAGGGGAAAGTGCGGTCGGTGGAGCAGAAGTTGGCTGAGTAACATATAAAGTGTTTTCTGTATAATGCAGGATTGATGGTAGAATGGATACGGTGGTGCGTTTTGTTTTTTTCGTAGCGCCGATAGCCGTTGTAATAGGAGCATACAGGAGCCGGAATTTCGTTGCTTTTTCGTTATAACGGTTTGATTCGCCCCAGCAGGGCACAATAAGAGTAAAGTTTCCAAACTATGGTGTTTTCGCAAGGGGTGGGGGTTTTCGTGCAGAAGTCCGCCCTTCGAAAAAATCGGTGGCTTGGGTGGAGGTGAAGAGGCTCAGAGGGCTTGATTTAGCTGGGCTTCTTCGACTATACCCCGTGCGGTTTCACTGAATGACCCGATATGTAGGGGACTGAAACGTGAAGGGGATGATCGTCAACAATACGGTGCAGGAGTTTCACTGAATGACCCGATATGTAGGGGACTGAAACATGATTCAAAGCATCACACCTTCCCTGAAGACGCTGGGCTAGTTTCACTGAATGACCCGATATGTAGGGGACTGAAACAAGAAGACCTCCAGAAGGGCTGCAAAGGGGTGATGGTAGTTTCACTGAATGACCCGATATGTAGGGGACTGAAACTCGAGATCGAAATGTTTATCCAACGCGTCGACACCAAGTTTCACTGAATGACCCGATATGTAGGGGACTGAAACCTGCCGAAGGCAAAGAGGAAGGCAGGGGAGGCGCGGAGCGTTTCACTGAATGACCCGATATGTAGGGGACTGAAACGATGAGAGTGATACGGGCACATTTGGACCGGCATTTGTTTCACTGAATGACCCGATATGTAGGGGACTGAAACCATTCTCTTCCTTCAGACGAGGTTCAAAATAGGCTTTTGTTTCACTGAATGACCCGATATGTAGGGGACTGAAACATGTCCGACGCCAGTGGACGCAGGAGATAGAGCGCTTTGTTTCACTGGATGACCCGATATGTAGGGGACTGAAACACACCGGAAACGCCGGAAACTGGACATTTGCACTTGCGTTTCACTGGATGACCCGATATGTAGGGGGACTGAAACAAAAAATCATGTATAACTCATGACGATTGGCGGATCACAATCAAAAAAGGACATTTTTGGGCGTGACAGAAAATGACTATTACCGACATACCGGGGGTAAACCAGCTACTGCAACAGCTAGTAAAAAAATCCGAAATTGAACAGATAATTCTCTTTGGCTCACGAGCCCGAGGCGATAACGAGGAACGCTCTGACATCGACTTGGCTATTGCGGCTCCGAATGTCACGCTACATCAATGGTTCGATATAATGGATCTGGTTGAAGAGGCAGACACCCTGTACTCGTTCGATATTATCCGTTATGAAGAGGTATCTTCCACGTTAAAAGATAGAATTGCCATTGAGGGGAAAGTCTTATTTCGGCGGGGAGCAAAAAGCGATAATAAGCCGATAAGGTAAACGATAGTCAGAAGGGAAATGTAAAAAAATAGCGTTATTCTCAATAGAATGTAGCTTCGCTTGTGAGGTTAATATGGTGTTATCGTTTTTTCGGGTCGCTGTTTTTGAAATGATTTTGGAGGCTGGGAACCAAGGGTTGCAACTGCCGTCCTATAAAGGGTCAACGCTTCGAGGCGGCTTTGGCCAAGCCTTTCGTTCCATTGCCTGTTCCATGCGGCAAAAGGATTGCAGGGGGTGCTTATTAAAAAGTTCATGCCCCTATGCCTACGTTTTCGAAACGTCGCCGCCGGTAGGTTCCGAAGTGCTTCGAAATCATGAAAACATCCCTCGCCCTTTTATTATTGAACCGCCGTTGGATCAAAGAACTCTTTATCACCCAGGAGAGCAGCTTGCGTTCCGTCTGATATTGATTGGGAACGCCATTGAACTGTTGCCCTATTTTATTGTCGCCTTTCGCGAACTCGGTCAGTTGGGGATTGGGAAAGGACGAAGAACATATGAACTGGTCAAAGTGCGCATACTAGATCCAGAGAACAATAAAAAATCGCTCATCTACGAGAAAGAGAACCCTCTCATCCAATCTGCAAACATGACAATACGCGGCGACTATTATGAAAAAAGTCTGCGTGAAGAATTCAGTCGACATCAACGAGGAAGCGACAGCAATGCCAGTCAACGGGCCATGGTGCGCTATCTCACCATGACCCGAATTAAGCATGAAGACAACTTTTCACCTGCCATTGAATTCCACATGCTAGTCCGGAGCTTGTTGCGACGGATTTCGTCTTTGGCATATTTTCATCATAAAGAGCGGTTGGATTTGAATTACTCAGCTATTATTGAACAAGCTGCTAAAGTCAGAATCATAGACAACAGGACGCGTTGGGTCGATTGGGAGCGGTTTTCCTCGCGCCAAGACAGCCATGTACGCATGGGCGGCGTCGTGGGAGAAATGGTGTATGAAGGTAATATCGCCGCGTTCACCCCTTTTCTGCGACTAGGAGAACTGGTTCATGTGGGAAAAGGCGCCGTCTTTGGTATGGGGAAGTTTGAAGCAAGTCCTCTTTTATGAAAGGGGGTCAGCCGATGGAACGATCCGGCACAGTGCAATATACGGGCCATCCCTTTGTCGATGTGGGCGTGGCGGTCATGGAAATACATCTCGAAAAACCCTGTGAGGAATTTACCAAACAAGATTTAAAGGAAGCTGCGGATTGGTTGTTACGCAATTACAAGCGAGCAGACTTGAAAGGGTATCTGACGGTCCATTTCCCAAATTCGGGATGGTGCAACGCCACAATCAAAGGGGAAAAGCAAGCGGCTTATGTTCAGAAAGTCCTCCATTCCTACTCAGCCGATCCGATTGAACCACAGCGGAAATGTGCCTTTTGCGACCGTTCAGCTCAGTTCCTGGCAGACCGACAGCATGTGCCGCTGCTTACCGGGGCTACTGTTATCGTCACTGCCCCAGGAGGGGTAACGGGATTGCCAGTTTGCGGCTATTGCCTGATGGCCGTCCAGTTTTACCCTCTTGCTACGATAAAAGTGGAAGGAAAACCGCTCTTCTGGTGGACGCCGGAACCAGACTTTACCCATGCGCTCGTTGAGAACCTATACGAAGAGGTGCAAAAAAACTTAGCCGGAAGCGTTGAAAAATTCGAGAGTCTGCGTTGGCCCTGCACACGGTTGCTAAGGTCGGCCGAAAAAGTGCTGGAGACGTATCCAAAGGAGAAACCTCTCGCTGATTGCATCGGCTACCATGTGACCAATTACGGTTCCGGCCCCGATTATGACCAGTACTACATTCCCAAAGAACTTCTGACGTTCTGGCAGGAGGTAAAAATCGCTTCCCAACCTGTGAGGG includes:
- a CDS encoding TIGR03915 family putative DNA repair protein; translated protein: MLHYCYDGEFDGLLTAIHEAYYRRQIPDDIRPSGSAEAALFAEEVEIATDPEKAEKVFAAVAAKISPVARRHAAYAFLSELPGMEKAIYEYLRLGFRLGAAVDAHLTDERVLRVHRLSAKVRTERHRMLGLLRFHLLEGNIYYAPMEPDHNIVGLIAPHFTDRLGDQNWIIHDLRRGVAALYNQKEWILTEVDGGTHFSQATVERVYQDLWRDYFRSIAITGRTNPRLQRRCMPARYWKHLIEK
- a CDS encoding MTH1187 family thiamine-binding protein, translating into MPVIAEVTIIPLGTGSPSLSRYVADCHKALQEAEGIRYQLTPMSTVIEGELDLVVDVIRKMHEVPFAAGALRVSTTIRIDDRRDKPLSMEGKVRSVEQKLAE
- a CDS encoding nucleotidyltransferase domain-containing protein yields the protein MTITDIPGVNQLLQQLVKKSEIEQIILFGSRARGDNEERSDIDLAIAAPNVTLHQWFDIMDLVEEADTLYSFDIIRYEEVSSTLKDRIAIEGKVLFRRGAKSDNKPIR
- the cas6 gene encoding CRISPR system precrRNA processing endoribonuclease RAMP protein Cas6, producing MVLSFFRVAVFEMILEAGNQGLQLPSYKGSTLRGGFGQAFRSIACSMRQKDCRGCLLKSSCPYAYVFETSPPVGSEVLRNHENIPRPFIIEPPLDQRTLYHPGEQLAFRLILIGNAIELLPYFIVAFRELGQLGIGKGRRTYELVKVRILDPENNKKSLIYEKENPLIQSANMTIRGDYYEKSLREEFSRHQRGSDSNASQRAMVRYLTMTRIKHEDNFSPAIEFHMLVRSLLRRISSLAYFHHKERLDLNYSAIIEQAAKVRIIDNRTRWVDWERFSSRQDSHVRMGGVVGEMVYEGNIAAFTPFLRLGELVHVGKGAVFGMGKFEASPLL